ATGCCTTAGCACCTGCCACGTATCCAGCGATGTGCTGGGCATTGGGGGCATGAAGGTAAATATGACATGGTCTCTTGTCTAGAGGAACTCATAGTTTAGACCCAAACAAACCTTAAAATACTTCCCTGAGAAAAAAAGTTTAGCTTACTTgggttttttaaagttaaatgtttcggaggagggggaggaaacgGATTACAAGGATAAAAATCTCAATTCTACAAATAAGAAGAGTTCTATTCCATTACTCAACATGAACTTCAagtgaaagaaaaactgaagtgGCCACCCTAGCTTAGCCTCAGCCATCCACTATCTGTCTAATACTTTGACACTCTTGGAACCTATGCTAGTCCACGCCTGTGTCAGTCAGGTCCACCCTGAGGAATACAATTGCTTAGGATTGCCACCTGACTGCTCGTCAAATTAAATGTTCTTctccttttacttctttgttgGAAATGTATCCTCTGTCCATTTACATTCatgtaaatattgtttatttttttataaatttattttttattggtgttcaatttgccaacatatagaataacacccagcaaaagatacagtcgacaaaactcaaagacaacctacagaatgggagaagatatttgcaaatgacgtatcagagaaagggctagtttccaagatctataaagaatttagtAAATATTGTTTAGATGAGGACTTGGAGCAAATGGAAAGCAAAGTGTACTTTGTCCTGGAGGTGGATGTGTCCAAGATACCCTATTTGTGTACTGGCCAGTGGCAGGAAAGAAGGTTTTAATCTCACAGTTTCCTCAAATGCTGAACAACTTGCTGactgccccccccacacacacacacacccttcactCTTCATGTCTACACAACTAATCTTTTCCTCTGCTTGGAGTATTTGCTACACATTTATAATTCCTTTCCAGCTATCCATTTCTAAAACtgaattatttggaaaaatttgCACCATGATTCAGAGGGTGAGATTTTACCCGTATAAAAAAGCAGAAAGTAGAGGGTAGATAACATACTCAGGAAACTGTTCCTGAGCTTCttactcataaaaaataaatagtcccAATATATTTAGTGGACACTCCAATATTTGTGatataaatgaaggaaggaaggcattAAGAACCAGTGACCCCAATAGTAAGGATTTCCAAAGAACCAGAGACCCTCAAAACGTACTCTAATTCTTATTCTTCCATTCTTCATGTTTTTCTACTGGTATTTGTGCCATTAATAAGGAttgctttagaaagaaaaatatcttaactTTAAAAACCTAGTTTAAGTATAACTGTATTTTTGACAACTTTTAGATGAACACATCAAGCATAGGAATACTTGATGctagaatgttttttatttttaaaaatatatatcttggatgaatggataaagaagatgtggtcaatatatacaatggaatattcctcagccattagaaatgacaaatacccccatctgcttcagtgtggatggaactggagggtattatgctgagtgaaataagtcagtcggagaaggacaaacattatatggtctcattcatttggggaatataaataatagtgaaagggaatagaagggaagggagacgaaatgggtgggaaatatcagaaagggaggaagaacatgaagactcctaactctgggaaacgaactaggggtggtgaaaggggaggagggcggggggtataatatatatatatatcttggggcagcccaggtggctccacggtttagcaccaccttcaacccagggcctgatcctggggacccaggatcgagtcccatgttgggcttcctgcatggagcctgcttctccctctgcctctctctcttgctcgctctcactctgtataaatagataaataaatctttaaaatatatatatatatatggggcaatcccggtggcgcagtggtttagcgccgcctgcagcccagggcgtgatcctggagaccttggatcgagtcccacatcaggctccaggcaaggagcctgcttctccctctgcctgtgtctctgcctctcattctctctctgtgtctctatgaataaataaataaaatcttttgaatacgatccaaaaaatataaacatagagCAATAAGCTTATACATAAAATAATCTTTCACAAAAGATGACAGAGGATTTGTTGAAGCCCCCTGACTAGATGGCAAGTAAGGTTTTGCATTTGGTTTTGCTGAATGCCATGATCCCATGCCACATTCCATTAATCAGAAGCATGTAGGTTTgccaaaagcacaagaaaattgAGGTTAAGTTTGTCCCTTTAGCTTCTCCATGGGATGATTTTTAGGATACAAAGTACtcttggttttctattttgtagCTTGATTTTACTTCTTGTTTTTGATGTAACCTCCAACGAAATCAAATTTCTCTGCATTAAGATACAACAGGTAGATGGTTCATGTGGAAGCAAAATTATTACATACGATGTTAATTCCCcaattaatttaaattcttctttcttctgcttaaaaGCTCAAGTCAAAAGCCTTCAGCTGGTCTTTATGCCCTGGGTAGCTTTTTATTTCCAGTGTACATTTAAGGAAGTTCTACCAGAGATCTCAGAATTATTCTTATTTCCTTCTAGGTGTTTCCTCAGCAACCTGGGACACCAGGCATGGCTAGTTTAAGCCTGGAGGTAGGTACTGTCAGagtatttacatataatttttacatttatatggaCCTAGTAAGAGAGAAATACCAGGGGCTGGTTCTGTTTTCCCAGCCAGAAGTCAGGGGCATTCTAGAGAAGCACCAGAGAAATGTTATGACATTTATTAGAGCCTCATCTTATCATTTTACTGCAAGTTTAAACTCTCAGATATTTTAGTCTTTAGAATGTCATCTGTGTGTGAATCAGATCAATACTTATATTGAATACCTAATAtgaattatatttacataatataattactaattataattaattaattaaaacatattGTTCTGAAGCCACAAATGGTTTATATCTAATTCTATCACCTTATAGTATCTTATATGACAATGTTCCCATGAAGAAAATTTACCTTACAAAATGTAGTTGTTTATAAGAACTACTGTAAATAACATTAGCTTTGTTCTGTGGTACCTGTTTCATACCTTGTGTCTCTCTTCCTGCAGTTCTCATAACTAATAACACTGTTTAGAAAATCTCAGCACAATAGAAATATTCGACCATGTGAATAGAAAATATTGAGTTATGAGTAGAAAGATATTCATGAGATTATAAATTTTTCATAAGACCTTGCAAAGTGTTGTTTATATCATGACAATGTAGGGGAATCAATACTTACATAGGCTAGCAGCTGATTTCAAATGGAAGCTAATTTcattgagttatttttttctcactttctagATTAAAATCAACTCAAAGCACTCTAAACCTCTTCCCATAAAATTGAAATTGACTTTTTGTTGAATTGGCAGCATTCTTGACCACTTATGCAGATTCCATCATTTTCCCCAAtgttttttatattcattattttgagGCCTTTTTTATTTGGAAAGGAGGTAAGGTTTAtattgtcttgtcttgtcttgttttgttttgtttccctgttTGGCTGCTAGATTTATAAAAGGCAAAGTAAGTTAAGTTAGGGTGGAGGGAGAGtcaatgaaataatattctcACAATCAAATTTCAGTTTCATTGCATGAGCTATCTTCCAATGTTTCAATGTGACCTCCTAATTTGATTAATGATTAATAAATCAAGTTCACTAACTTAGTAGCAATAACAACAATGGCACAACCACATTTAACATTTCCACTTTTCAGTAATgatttgtgcttatttttattcaaaCTGACACACCACAAACTTTGTGCTAATAATACCATATGTTGAGAAAACAGTTGTATCATACAGAAAAGGAATATTTGGGGCAAACAttaacacacttttttttcttttaacagacaATGAGACAGTTGGGAAGTTTGCAGGGATTAAACATGCTTTCTCAGGTAACCatagtttcaaatatttcttattgCAAGAattaatggtggtgatggtagtgataTTAATAGCAACATAAAAATTCATAACATACGTAGTGAATAGACATTATCCcaaatattggaagaaaaaaatgaataattgaaataacctaaaacaaaataagatcCTGGGATGGGATGGTAGGTAAAGCAATATTGAATTttcttgagtaaaaaaaaaaaaaaaaaaaaatcctattttgtaCCATCAATTTTATTAAACGGCCCAAAATATGAGAGCTTAAAAAGCTAAATCTCAAGTAGGTTTATGGGAATATTCCAGTTGACTCAGAATGGAAAGTAAGTGTTGGAAGAAAGTATTTAGCCATCGATATTAAATTCACCAATGTCACACTTACTTTTGCTATCTCTACACTTTCTATGGATATTTAGAACATGAAAACTAAGCCAATACTGAAATATAAgcatgctttttttcccctgcatgTCTTTAGTATTCAAGATTTGGTTTTGGAAAATCATTTAATTCTTTGTGGATGCATGGTCTCCTCCCACCGCATTCTTCTTTCCCATGGATGAGACCAAGGGAACATGAAACTCAACAGGTAAGTTAATTGTATCAATGTGCTTGAAACTCCAAGCTTAAAACTATTCCCCTATTTGCCTTCTCTAAATTGTCATAAACTAGCTACAgaccaataataataatgaacaaaaaattaTCCAAATATTAACCAATCAAAACTTATCATTGTTTTTAGTacttaggaaaatttaaaataaagtagttcAAACTTTTGacctatttatatattcatttcacATAGGAAGATATGGTCTCCAAAAATGAGACTTATGTTAATGACACGAGCAATAGCAATAGGTAAAGTACCTTCAAGATGGAAACAGACTATGCCCTGAACAATCCTCATTTTGGTCAGGattcccaaaataatttttcaaaggcATGTTTAAAATGATGCCAAAGCCCTGGCCAAAATATCTTGAACCCTACAACAATCAACAAATACACCAATCAGTTAACCATTATTTATTAGTTGTCTAATAAATGCATAAGTCAATTGGTAGGTTGGGAGTGAAAGTGAAAACATTCAATTATTCAATAACAGTTCCAAGGTTCTGATTGGGAGATATGATAAGACAACATGTTGCAAGGTACTACATTGTGAGGTATAGAAAATAAAAGCCACAGGAGTTTAGAGATGCACAGTAGTTGAAGAGGCAAAGCAGAGCCAGATTATTGTGAGACTTCCATACCACGTTGAGGAGCttgaaaatgacttaaaaataacagGGAGCCATTTACCACACTTAATTTCAAAAAGGAGCAAATAAACATGGTTGTTTTAACAGGAATCTTTGATTCCAGGTGGCCTTCCACGACAAGTAGCATTACTCACCAAGCCACATTTAGTGGGAcaataaattatgtaaaaagtGACTGTTTCTCCACTTGATTGTTTCCAAAATGGGCTCCACAATGCAGGAATTTGATTAGTATTTTACTTAATGATCTTTCCCCTTTCATTAactccaaaaaatatattttttatcatgtgccaggcactggttaGGAACCATGTTAAGTCCTAGGGCTATAAAGACAAATAAGACATTTGTCAGAGGACTGGGGGCAAAGATATATAACAAAGTATTGTAATCCAATGAGAGTGGTAAAATAGACATATCCAAGGAAACTCAGGGGAGGAAATGACCATTCTATCAAGAAGTCCAATAGCTTTCCATATTCTTGAGCACAGATAGTCCCAAAGGAAGTAAGGGAGACACACCAGACTGCCCCAAATAACACTGACTGTTATTGGTgtaataaattacataaattgGTGCTTCCTACAACTTCAAGACAATTCCCTCAGACTCTCTTGAGAGTAGAAAGTTCCTCAAGTCCTTTTGCTCTAGAAATTCTAGAGACCATAGTTCAGTGAGCTACGGCTTCCTGACACTCCTTTCAAATTTCTCTGCAGTATGAATATTCTTTGCCTGTGCATCCCCCACCTCTCCCATCGCAGCCATCCCTGCAGCCTCAACAGCCAGGACAGAAACCCTTCCTCCAGTCTGCTATTGTAACTGACATCCAGGACACCGCCCAGAAGAGGGGAACTCAGCCTCCAGTTTACCAAGGACAACCGCCCTTGCAGCAAACAGAGGGGCCAATGCTTGAACAGCAGGTGGCACCATCAGATAAGCCACCGAAGGCGGAGGTAAGTCTCTCAAGTCAAATTGGTGTTACCCACTAACTCAATGAAGGAAAACTGATTTGCAGAGCACATTTAAATAATCAGAACTCTCAGGCTAATATATGACAATACAAATATGTTTTCGGAGTTGACATGTCTGGGAGTAGAATATAAATATCCATTCCTGTCCTTTGCCATCAGAGCTAAGGCATGGATTCTAAAAATCCTGTGCCTGTAAAATTTAGTTTCTTAGTTGCAAAAAGATGAAAGCTTTCAGAGGAAATAGGACAGTCCAGAGAAGTCCATGGCTTCCTATCAAGATCTTTTTCAGTGCTGGATTGAGAAGAGCGATTGAGCCCACAGCACTGCATGTAGTATTTTGGATTATTATTTCTCTGTCTGATGGAGAGAAGACAATCATGTAATAATGTAAAGAAAAGAGcagtggaagaaaaggaaggtaCCATTTAACCAGTATGTTACAGGCATTTAACATTACACCATATCATCCTGATCACATTCCTAAAAAGATAGATATcatcatcctttttaaaaagaagacaggttATAAAGACTTCGACAGGTTATAAATTTTGCTGGTATTAAGAAAAAGTAGAGTGATAGAGTCAGGACTCAAATAAACCTGGCATGCTCTGATTCCAAAACTAATTACTTCCTACTCTGCGAAACCAAGCAAGTTTGAGGTAAACATGCCTCATCTCCCTGCCCGTGCATTTGAGACAAGCCAGTGAAAGGTAATTGTTATCTCTTGAGTGTATTGCTCAAGactaaatgaaagtgaaaaactaaatgagtttaaaatgaggaaactcattttaaattgttttatccTAGTCATAAATAAGGAAGGAGTGTGCCCAGTTCTATTTTTATGGTTTAgtaattttaatgtttatctgTAATGCAGCTACCAGGAATGGATTTTGCTGAACCACAAGGTCCATCAGTAAGTATAGATTTCAGTGAGATTCTTTCTTGGGAGAAATATCTATACTTcaagaaaaaagagtgaaaaacttTCATTGCCCCATTTATCCATGAATAATGAAGtttaatggtttcttttgttttcttaaatatcaaATACTTATTTGTTATTCTAATCCACCTGAAAAGGCATTTCCTATAACTCTTAGAAATGGCTGTTATGAGAGGTTTGCCTATGTTattgcaaaaatgaattactaatTCTATTTTCAACCACTTCCAGGTGTTCCAAATAGCTCGTTTGATATCTCGGGGACCAATGCCACAAAATAAACCATCTCcggtaagtttttaaaaatatgtttctacctacaatttacttaaaattttttttttggaaaataatgatTGTCGTATTTATATTTAGCTTTATCCGGGAATATTTTACATGTCCTATGGAGCAAATCAATTGGTAAGTCTGTATCCTACAGAaagtatcattttaaattaaatgttatctTAAGAGCTAAAGTTATAAAATCTAGGCCTCACACAAAAGAGTTCATATTCTCTGAATGCCTACATTGGTGACTGAAATAGCAAGGAAGCACACTGTCTATTTGAATAACTCTGGCCAGAcgcgggcacacacacacacacacaacgacattttttaaaaaggtacattttctttctggattATCCAAATTGGCTACATTTACTCACTAATGACTCATCTCTCTACTTTATTCTGATTCTGGGCACAGCATTAATATTAAGGCTTTAGGAAAAACTAAGTGACTTTTAGCATTGTCTTGAGTAGCTAATAGGATGATAGGAATCTTCTGTAATAAGATGCACTGTTCCTTTTTGAACAGAACGCTCCTGGCAGACTTGGCATCATGAGCTCAGAAGAAATGGCTGTGAGTAATGTCTTCCAACTTTTCCTAAAATAGTGGTCCTGGGAGAACAGTCACAGATGACTTGCTGCAAGAAGCATTGGCCATGAAAGTCATTGAATACATTGCACAGAACTCAGATGATTCTATTGCAAAACCAAAAACTTCATTCTTCCACAAAGTGCAAAGACTTCCCCATGTTTCCCATAGTCATTTCTGAGAGTGACCATTCTAGAACATAGGATTTTGTTCCATTTCTTGAATATGAGCAGAAGAAAAACCTCTCTTGAAAAGCCATTATCATTTGAATAGCAAATGCTTCAAACCAAAAAAGATACATGTGATTAGTACAGAGTTCCCACTTCTTCTAGAACAATTAACCCCTCAAAACAACAAATTCAACAGTGTTGCAAATAATTTTGACCTCAAAATTgagatatcaaaaagaaaaagaaaatgagcaagtttatatattatgttgTGCTTACCACAAGGGtaaccatctgtcaccatacaacactattgcAATATTGCATGCATCAAACCAGTGTGACATTACGTATCACTGAAAGAAAACTCGCATCCCAACATTCTTGAGTGCCTTCTGAGAACTAGCTGCATAGAAAGACACTACAGAGGCAAGATAAATTAGACAAGATTTCCGTTTTTTGATAAGTTTACTGTCTTATCAATGGAAAAGATAGATACAAAGGCAGATAGTGTTAAAATTATATGATAATGAGCAACAGAGCTATGAGAGAGGAAAAGGGGAGAGGCAGTTAGCTCAGCCCAGGGGTTCATAGTTCATCCCTTGAGGAGATGATGTGAGGAGGGGAGATTGAGAGAGTAGAGCTAAGGAAAGGTAGGAGAAAAGAATATTGCATCCACGTACCACCAACACAACTGGCTGAAAATTCAAGAAAGTGTTAATTATCATcttaacattttaatgaatatatttatactcTGCCTCTTGCTCAAAAGATCTTGCTTATGAAAATCTCACaataaatgtaaccaaaaaattgaagatataatttaaaatgagttaAAAGTGTAAAAGATtcattaattaaatgaaattacaaaTATGCAAGTTACAAAACTGCACAATCTCTGTAAATAGCCCAAGATACTGGGTTGGACATTTTTAACAGCAAAGGcaggaaaaggaaacatgaaCAATTCTACAATTCTGTctacaggaagaaaatatttccattcttCCAGAGAAATCAAGCTTCTTTTTCTTACACAtgttccaaaagaaagaaagaaagaaagaaaagaaagaaagaaagaagaaagaaagaaagaaagaaagaaagaaagaaagaaagaaagaaagaaagagagaggaagtgtTATGTGAGGcttcattcatttgagaaatgATGTTGACATAATTCTCTAAAAATAACCCTCAACAAACTCAGCCATGggatctgtttttgtttgtttttttttaggatggTATTGCCTATTTTGGCTacttattgttttcttaaatataattcaAACTACCTTTGCCCATAGCCTTTGTTCTGCCCTGTGTCCCCACTTCTGACATTCCTACGTTGTCAGCCAGACATGGCAAAGGGTCTCCATCTGTCTTTCACAGAAGTGAGCATCCAGAGAAGTCAGCATCTTCTCCTTTATGTCAAAGCCAGTTTAGTAAGAAATGTGCTTACACAAAGCTATCGGCCAACCAATTGTTCCCTATCAGTTTTTTATGATTTCTTGGTGAATCTGACCAATTCTGATTGCATGGTATACTTAATAATATGTGATAACCCTATCTTTGGtcaatggtttttttttccagggaggcagaggaagccCCATGGCCTATGGAGCCATGTTCCCAGGATTTGGAGGCATGAGGCCTAACCTTGGAGGGATGCCCCACAATCCAGGCATGGGCGGGGACTTTACTCTGGAATTTGACTCCCCAGTCGCGGGGACCAAAGGCcctgagaagggagaaggaggggcacAAGGCTCCCCCATGCCCGATGTCAACCCAGCCAATCCAGAAAACCCGGCTCTCCTTACCGAGCTAGCACCTGGTGCCCTAGGAGGGCTTCTTGCTCATCCAAAGGACAATGATCCCAGCCTGGCAAGAGGCCCTGCAGGGCAGAGCGGGGGACCCCCCAGGGTCACCCCGGCAGACGCTGACCCACTGATGACCCCTGAATTAGCTGATATTTATGAGACCTACGGTGCTGATGTGACCACACCCCTGGAAGAAACGCCCACGGATACCACAGTGATCCCAGACACTCAGCAAACATTGATGCCAGAAAACAAGGCCCAGCAGCCCCAGATTATGCATGACGGGTGGCATTTCCAAGAGCCCTGAGAACCTTAAGATTATCAGCTACCTTCTGTATGCACAGGCTCCCCAGCTTTGTCCCCATAGTATATCTTTTTGCTAACACACTTCCTATCCTTCTGCACCAAAGGCATTAAAAATGCTAAgcatatattaataaatacaagTGGCTAGAAATAGTGTAGGTCCCCTTCttgctttcattctctttttgaaataaaatgtgtcGACCGTCTCTGTGATTTAGAAATACTATTAATAACATCAGAGCAAGTCTAAGGGCCTCTGCATTGGAAAATCACTGTCTCTCAGCTATCCTAGGCCTTATGGAATTTCTCTAACTAGCATGATACTGTTATATCCAAGAAATGTGACATTGCTTTGGAAATGTTTCCCTAAGCAAAGGCACATATTCTAAGAATGATGAGATATATCATTCAAACATTATGAAACAGGGATTGATGAGCAATCCCTGACTGGTATTACTGAGTTTGGTATATTGgatttaaaattctcatttgtagaatattttatttaatctactAAAAACACTTagcctattttaaataaagaatttttctcATTGAAAATATCAGgaattatatgtttattatttacatatattcaaaTAGTTAAGAAAGGCATACTCATTCCCTACCCTTCCTACTCTTTAgcccattttatttaatttgttcattctttcatgGAAAGTTTATGGAGTCTCTACCAATGTCCTTGGCACTGACTAGGCAACAGGGGCACAGTCCCTTCCCTCAGAGCTTACAATGGGGACTTTTGATAAGTAGACAGCCAGCCAcgatttgttttataaaaacagCCACTTTGGACCAACTcaagtactttacatatattatctcacaaCAGCACTGCAAAATAGATACTCCCAAACCCACAGTACATGTGAAAAGTGCTATGAAAATGCCAAGCCCAGAGTGCCCCTGAGGCCACAGAAGAGTCACTTCACCCAGCCTAAGAGGCACCGGAGGGCCTGGGAGCAATCAGATGAGTTTTCTCAGAACAGTATTGAAAGCATTTGCAGAGCAAGGCCTCCAAGAGTAAGAAACCCAAGAAGAGTCAAGTGGGTGCCACATGAGAATTAGCTCATTCCTGTGAACTACACTGTGGcaaaaaaaggaaccagaaagTGGTTGTTATTTGTCACCAAAGCTAGGTATGTGTCAGTCAGAATTGTTCACCATATTAAGAGGTTCTGAGACCAGGTCTGGTCATCTGTGGAAAGTAGCCTTCTGCCCCATTCTGTCCACCTCCTCCCCAGTTGCCTAACCAGGTCTTAGACTCAATGGAACTCAGACTCCCCTCCATCCACCGTGGAGATTCGGGGGATGCAGCCCAGGAAAGGAGCTCTGATGCCTCCAGACCTTGGGTACTTCAGGAGTCTTAGCAGGAACATAGAGCTACTCCCTATTGTCTGCCTCTTTTCAGGCAGAGCTCTGCTCGCCTCCACTCTGAGGCTAGAGCCAAAGGAGACCTGTAGGAAATTAAAATTCAGTGTATGTCCTGTAGCAGCTCTGACAGAAGTGCAAGGGTAGGAAAATGAGTTCCACAGTAGCCAGCAGATGCCCATTGAGACCCACCTTAGCAAGCCAGTCTCCTACTGTGCGGTCTGGTAAATGACAGATCTAGGTTCAACCTTGATCTGTGAGCCTTTGGAAGTGAGACTTAATCTCTCTGatcctgtttttcatttctatagtAGAGCTACAACCCAACCCACCTCCCAAGGTTGTTGTGGAAACTTTATGATGTAAAGTCCTCAGAGAAAATCACTGAGTCCCAGcagttttctccttttcctactgATCCTTTTTATAAAGAGAATCCAGCAAAACAGCGGCAATGGGAAGAGAACGGAATTGTTCCCATGACCTGGTGAATTGGGCTCTCCCGTTTACCCTCCACACACTGCCTTTTGGCTTCTTCTTTACAGTTCAAAGCATGCGTTTGTGAGATCACATATGCTGGCTTCCCTGGTGAGTGTTGTCCTAGCAAGGGCTCAGAGGTGGCTCCCCTACTGGCAGC
This portion of the Canis aureus isolate CA01 chromosome 14, VMU_Caureus_v.1.0, whole genome shotgun sequence genome encodes:
- the AMBN gene encoding ameloblastin, with translation MSALKIPLFKMKDLVLILCLLKMSSAVPVFPQQPGTPGMASLSLETMRQLGSLQGLNMLSQYSRFGFGKSFNSLWMHGLLPPHSSFPWMRPREHETQQYEYSLPVHPPPLPSQPSLQPQQPGQKPFLQSAIVTDIQDTAQKRGTQPPVYQGQPPLQQTEGPMLEQQVAPSDKPPKAELPGMDFAEPQGPSVFQIARLISRGPMPQNKPSPLYPGIFYMSYGANQLNAPGRLGIMSSEEMAGGRGSPMAYGAMFPGFGGMRPNLGGMPHNPGMGGDFTLEFDSPVAGTKGPEKGEGGAQGSPMPDVNPANPENPALLTELAPGALGGLLAHPKDNDPSLARGPAGQSGGPPRVTPADADPLMTPELADIYETYGADVTTPLEETPTDTTVIPDTQQTLMPENKAQQPQIMHDGWHFQEP